The Deinococcus apachensis DSM 19763 genome has a segment encoding these proteins:
- a CDS encoding Nif3-like dinuclear metal center hexameric protein: MTEPTSPQTQRGEVDRDTLVRWLNDYLKIGAYPDPSLNGLQIEGTPVIRRVAASVDTSVRTLQDAADNGADLLLVHHGLFWGQPLAVTGPHGRRIRTALMADLNLYAAHIPLDAHPEVGNNAMIARALSLQNARPFGDWQGHKIGLAGELPFPQSLQDFADRVQKLTGEICLVHGGGIPQVQRLGIVSGGGAGAVAEAAAAGLDTLLTGEPEHKHFHDAFEYGVNVVYAGHYETEVFGVRALAARLEDEFGLPWQFLHHPTGL; this comes from the coding sequence ATGACCGAACCCACTTCCCCCCAGACCCAGCGCGGCGAGGTCGACCGCGACACGCTGGTGCGCTGGCTGAACGACTACCTTAAGATCGGCGCCTACCCCGATCCCAGCCTCAACGGCCTCCAGATCGAGGGCACGCCCGTGATCCGGCGGGTGGCGGCGAGCGTGGACACCAGCGTCAGGACGCTTCAGGACGCCGCCGACAACGGGGCGGACCTGCTGCTGGTGCATCACGGGCTGTTCTGGGGCCAGCCCCTGGCCGTGACCGGGCCGCACGGGAGGCGCATCCGCACGGCGCTGATGGCCGACCTCAACCTCTACGCGGCGCACATCCCCCTCGACGCGCACCCGGAGGTCGGGAACAACGCGATGATCGCCCGGGCGCTCAGCCTGCAAAACGCGCGGCCCTTCGGCGACTGGCAGGGCCACAAGATTGGCCTGGCGGGCGAGCTTCCCTTTCCGCAGAGTCTCCAGGACTTCGCGGACCGGGTGCAGAAGCTGACCGGGGAAATCTGCCTGGTTCACGGGGGCGGGATTCCGCAGGTGCAGCGCCTGGGCATCGTGAGCGGCGGCGGCGCGGGAGCGGTGGCGGAAGCGGCGGCGGCGGGTCTGGACACCCTGCTGACCGGCGAGCCCGAACACAAGCACTTCCACGACGCCTTCGAGTACGGGGTGAACGTGGTGTACGCCGGTCACTACGAGACGGAGGTGTTCGGCGTGCGTGCGCTGGCCGCCCGGCTGGAGGACGAGTTCGGTCTGCCGTGGCAGTTCCTGCACCACCCGACGGGATTGTGA
- the tmk gene encoding dTMP kinase, whose amino-acid sequence MTPGLFITFEGPEGAGKSTQLARLAEQLEAEGVPYIVTREPGGTPLGTRVRDVLLDPALTIDPLPEFLLYSASRAQLVRDVIRPALERGEVVLCDRYADSSLAYQGAGRGLDAAFLNALTQEVTGGLTPDLTVLLDLDPGVGLARAASRGQPDRLERADLDFHRRVRQGFLDLAAREPGRFVVLDATQDVETLAASVWRTMGERLRGAGVRSPVR is encoded by the coding sequence GTGACGCCCGGCCTCTTCATCACCTTCGAGGGTCCCGAGGGCGCGGGCAAGAGCACGCAACTCGCGCGGCTGGCCGAACAACTGGAGGCGGAGGGCGTGCCGTACATCGTCACCCGTGAGCCGGGAGGGACGCCACTGGGCACCCGGGTGCGGGACGTGCTGCTCGACCCGGCGCTGACCATCGACCCGCTGCCCGAGTTCCTGCTGTACTCGGCCAGCCGCGCCCAGCTTGTCCGGGATGTTATCCGGCCTGCCCTGGAGCGGGGGGAAGTCGTCTTGTGCGACCGATACGCCGATTCCAGCCTGGCCTATCAGGGAGCCGGGCGGGGACTGGACGCGGCCTTCCTGAACGCCCTGACGCAGGAGGTAACGGGCGGCCTGACTCCCGACCTGACCGTGCTGCTCGACCTCGACCCGGGAGTGGGCCTGGCCCGGGCGGCGAGCCGTGGACAACCCGACCGCCTCGAACGCGCCGACCTCGATTTTCACCGCCGGGTCCGGCAGGGGTTTCTGGACCTGGCGGCCCGTGAGCCGGGGAGGTTCGTGGTACTCGACGCCACCCAGGACGTGGAGACCCTGGCCGCGTCGGTCTGGCGGACGATGGGGGAGAGGCTGAGGGGTGCGGGCGTGCGTTCCCCCGTTCGTTAG
- a CDS encoding nuclear transport factor 2 family protein — translation MANMTESFMQALQTIEESGDPTPLVDLFADETSLRNMTTQEWSGKEGARDFWTRYLENFQSIRSEFFHHTDDGHTGLMEWEATGKLKDGADIAYRGSSVIEHDGQKVTAFRTYYDSAAFVKPTVQE, via the coding sequence ATGGCGAACATGACCGAGAGCTTCATGCAGGCCCTCCAGACCATCGAGGAAAGCGGTGACCCCACCCCCCTGGTGGACCTCTTCGCGGACGAGACGAGTCTGCGGAACATGACCACCCAGGAGTGGAGCGGCAAGGAGGGCGCCCGCGACTTCTGGACCCGTTACCTGGAGAACTTCCAGAGCATCCGCAGCGAGTTTTTCCACCACACCGACGACGGCCACACCGGCCTGATGGAGTGGGAAGCGACTGGCAAACTCAAGGACGGGGCCGACATCGCCTACCGGGGCAGCAGCGTGATCGAGCACGACGGGCAAAAGGTCACGGCCTTCCGCACCTACTACGACTCCGCCGCCTTCGTGAAACCCACCGTGCAGGAGTAA
- a CDS encoding glutaminyl-peptide cyclotransferase: MPPRLPLFAVLPAACALLILSGGGASLQTTDAQSGNPGAVTPILRPTVTARYPHDRAAFTQGLQYLGGGLLIESTGQVGESGVRRVDLKGGRVLARVPTPIASAFGEGVSVLNGVAYHITWQTGAAFAFDTATLREIGRYRYTGEGWGLTQDGRSLIMSDGSSTLFWRDPKTFSVTRTVRVTDRGQPVRNLNELEYVQGSVYANIWLTDRIARIDPRSGNVTAWLDVGALTQEASATASRAGKPLTFDDVPNGIAYVPERGTLLLTGKRWPTIFEVKVPGVKPEPGTTGRGQPGR; the protein is encoded by the coding sequence ATGCCCCCCCGGCTTCCCCTTTTCGCTGTCCTGCCCGCCGCCTGCGCCCTCCTGATCCTGAGTGGGGGCGGCGCCAGCCTTCAGACCACCGATGCCCAATCGGGCAACCCGGGCGCCGTGACCCCCATCCTGCGTCCCACCGTTACGGCCCGTTACCCTCACGACCGCGCCGCCTTCACCCAGGGCCTCCAGTACCTGGGGGGCGGCCTCCTGATCGAGAGCACCGGACAGGTCGGCGAGTCGGGCGTGCGGCGGGTGGACCTGAAGGGCGGGCGGGTGCTGGCCCGGGTGCCCACGCCCATCGCCAGCGCCTTCGGGGAGGGCGTGAGCGTGCTGAACGGGGTCGCTTACCACATCACCTGGCAGACGGGTGCGGCCTTCGCCTTCGACACGGCGACCCTGCGGGAGATCGGGCGCTACCGCTACACGGGCGAGGGCTGGGGGCTCACCCAGGACGGCCGCAGCCTGATCATGAGTGACGGGTCGAGCACCCTCTTCTGGCGCGATCCCAAGACCTTCTCCGTGACCCGCACCGTTCGCGTGACGGACCGGGGACAGCCCGTGCGGAACCTCAACGAGCTGGAATACGTGCAGGGCAGCGTCTACGCCAACATCTGGCTCACGGACCGCATCGCCCGCATCGACCCCCGCAGCGGGAACGTGACCGCCTGGCTCGACGTGGGGGCCCTGACGCAGGAGGCGAGCGCGACCGCCAGCCGCGCCGGGAAGCCCCTCACCTTCGACGACGTGCCCAACGGCATCGCCTACGTCCCTGAGCGGGGCACCCTGCTCCTGACCGGCAAGCGCTGGCCCACGATCTTCGAGGTGAAGGTGCCCGGCGTGAAGCCCGAGCCGGGTACGACTGGGCGGGGCCAGCCCGGGCGCTGA